One window of Jannaschia sp. CCS1 genomic DNA carries:
- a CDS encoding CopD family protein, whose translation MLYELTKTAHLVSLFVWTGGMVAVGLALRYPADGFLKPLKTYDRAVTTPAMIAALLFGILLGIQGGWFSSGWLGMKIILVLVLSGLHGALIGRLRKAIWESPREIKPGGKMFLPIGLVVLTLIVLLVTIKP comes from the coding sequence ACTCTTCGTCTGGACCGGCGGCATGGTCGCCGTTGGACTGGCGCTCAGGTATCCGGCAGACGGCTTCCTGAAGCCGCTCAAAACCTATGACCGTGCCGTCACAACACCCGCCATGATCGCCGCTCTCCTGTTCGGCATTCTACTGGGCATTCAGGGCGGATGGTTCTCGTCCGGATGGCTTGGGATGAAGATCATTCTGGTTCTGGTTTTGTCCGGTCTTCATGGCGCGCTGATCGGCAGGTTGCGCAAAGCGATCTGGGAAAGTCCGCGCGAGATCAAACCCGGAGGCAAGATGTTCCTGCCCATTGGACTGGTTGTTCTGACGCTGATTGTCTTGCTTGTGACGATCAAACCCTGA
- a CDS encoding cytochrome c maturation protein CcmE: MIHGLWRSQKARAHPDDPDRNGGLVEERTLMRGEGSTITFRVTDGCGAVPVSYNGILRDLIAKAQGMIGTRRFIDGNCVATEILARHDET, translated from the coding sequence TTGATCCATGGCCTTTGGAGGTCCCAAAAAGCGAGGGCGCATCCAGATGATCCTGATCGCAACGGCGGACTGGTTGAGGAACGCACGCTGATGCGAGGCGAGGGCAGCACAATCACGTTTCGTGTGACAGATGGCTGTGGAGCCGTGCCGGTCAGCTACAATGGAATTCTGCGGGACCTTATTGCAAAGGCTCAAGGCATGATTGGCACCAGGCGATTCATCGACGGCAACTGTGTGGCGACCGAAATTCTCGCCCGACATGATGAAACCTAA